The following proteins come from a genomic window of Tepidiforma thermophila:
- the fliF gene encoding flagellar basal-body MS-ring/collar protein FliF, which translates to MGNLQTTPLGPWLERWNSLPRSRQVMLAAVGIGGFLLVWVLFLASSSPKMVTAYSGLAPEDSAAMADELESLGIPYELRGGGSAIAVPANKVAEVRIKLAQAGLPTGGAVGLEIFDKTNFGATDFVQQVNFRRGLEGELARSINTLDAVKASRVHISIPKEALFKEDQHEATASVLLQLRPGTRLSDEQVKGIVNLVANSVEGLSEKGITIIDDAGRVLFDGATFGGSFSAGATASQLELQRQYELALQRDVSDVLARIVGPGRSAVTIRASLNFDHVTQTKDEFGTPQQAVPRSQSTVEETFTGTNLNVGNVPGTGANGGTGGGANTTANGNSQYTRTETTTNNEIPRTTSTTIQAPGKLERLSVSVVLDESVTAAQEAAITSAVAAAVGLDQVRGDVISVTRLPFDESARTDLVGETPGGLAAYFEYLKLVIPILAVILAFILVMLLLRSLSKRQLRLPAPVAPHALPTGAAAALAALPSAAPQQELPVLETPADPHEERVLRLAEANPRAVADVVQTWMRED; encoded by the coding sequence ATGGGCAATCTGCAAACCACGCCGCTCGGACCATGGCTCGAACGCTGGAACTCCCTCCCCCGCTCCCGCCAGGTCATGCTCGCGGCCGTCGGCATCGGCGGATTCCTGCTCGTCTGGGTGCTCTTCCTCGCCTCCTCCAGCCCGAAGATGGTCACCGCCTACTCCGGCCTCGCCCCCGAAGACAGCGCCGCCATGGCCGATGAGCTCGAGTCGCTCGGCATCCCCTATGAGCTCCGCGGCGGCGGCTCCGCCATCGCGGTGCCCGCCAACAAGGTCGCCGAAGTCCGCATCAAGCTCGCCCAGGCCGGGCTCCCCACCGGCGGCGCCGTCGGCCTCGAAATCTTCGATAAAACCAATTTCGGCGCGACCGACTTCGTCCAGCAGGTCAACTTCCGTCGTGGCCTCGAAGGCGAACTCGCCCGCTCCATCAACACCCTCGACGCGGTCAAAGCCTCCCGCGTCCACATCTCCATCCCCAAAGAAGCCCTCTTCAAAGAAGACCAGCACGAAGCCACCGCCAGCGTCCTCCTCCAGCTGCGCCCCGGCACCCGGCTCTCCGATGAGCAGGTCAAGGGCATCGTCAACCTCGTCGCCAACTCCGTCGAAGGCCTCTCCGAAAAAGGCATCACCATCATCGACGACGCCGGCCGCGTCCTCTTCGATGGCGCCACCTTCGGCGGAAGCTTCTCCGCAGGCGCAACCGCCTCCCAGCTCGAGCTCCAGCGCCAGTACGAACTCGCCCTCCAGCGCGATGTCAGCGATGTCCTCGCCCGCATCGTCGGCCCCGGCCGCAGCGCCGTCACCATCCGCGCCAGCCTCAACTTCGACCACGTCACCCAGACGAAGGACGAATTCGGCACCCCCCAGCAGGCCGTGCCCCGCTCCCAGTCCACCGTCGAAGAGACCTTTACCGGCACCAACCTCAACGTCGGCAACGTCCCCGGCACGGGAGCCAACGGCGGCACCGGCGGCGGCGCCAACACCACCGCCAACGGCAACTCCCAGTACACCCGCACCGAAACCACCACCAACAACGAAATCCCCAGGACCACCTCCACCACCATCCAGGCCCCCGGCAAGCTCGAGCGCCTCAGCGTCTCCGTCGTCCTCGACGAATCCGTTACCGCCGCCCAGGAGGCCGCCATCACCAGCGCCGTCGCCGCTGCCGTCGGCCTCGACCAGGTCCGCGGCGACGTCATCAGCGTCACCCGCCTCCCCTTCGACGAAAGCGCCCGCACTGACCTCGTCGGCGAAACCCCCGGCGGCCTCGCCGCCTACTTCGAATACCTCAAGCTCGTCATTCCGATCCTCGCCGTCATCCTCGCCTTCATCCTCGTCATGCTCCTCCTCCGCTCGCTGTCGAAGCGGCAGCTCCGGCTCCCCGCACCGGTTGCACCCCACGCGCTTCCCACGGGCGCCGCGGCGGCCCTCGCCGCCCTCCCGAGCGCGGCGCCGCAGCAGGAGCTGCCCGTCCTCGAAACCCCCGCCGACCCCCACGAAGAGCGTGTCCTCCGCCTCGCCGAGGCCAACCCCCGCGCCGTCGCCGACGTCGTCCAAACCTGGATGAGGGAAGACTAG
- the fliJ gene encoding flagellar export protein FliJ, which yields MPLSSKRLERLVRQRGLLERLQRRELAEAIALRDRRARALAEAQSSRDLLLDTPLPAGPVDVADLLAAGACLQRLDRDIAAREAALAHSEEDVAEERAALMERRRDRRSLELLLERRRAEERLQRSRAESRQLDDLLAARWKPRTPLPEDTP from the coding sequence ATGCCGTTGTCGTCGAAGCGGCTTGAGCGGCTCGTCCGCCAGCGCGGCCTCCTCGAACGCCTCCAGCGCCGCGAGCTCGCCGAGGCCATCGCACTCCGCGACCGCCGCGCCCGCGCCCTCGCCGAAGCCCAATCCAGCCGCGACCTCCTCCTCGATACGCCGCTGCCCGCCGGCCCCGTCGACGTCGCCGACCTCCTCGCCGCCGGCGCCTGCCTCCAGCGCCTCGACCGCGATATCGCCGCCCGCGAAGCGGCGCTCGCCCACTCCGAAGAAGACGTCGCCGAGGAGCGTGCCGCCCTCATGGAGCGCCGCCGCGACCGCCGCTCCCTCGAACTCCTGCTCGAACGCCGCCGCGCCGAGGAGCGCCTCCAGCGCTCCCGTGCCGAATCCCGCCAGCTCGACGACCTCCTCGCCGCCCGCTGGAAGCCCCGCACACCCCTTCCGGAGGACACCCCATGA
- the fliE gene encoding flagellar hook-basal body complex protein FliE, translating to MDIAPIQSQRPLAQTGATAAAPAAGFADLLGRALGQLQAISDNADAKVNALAAGQDVELHDVMLAVETESLAISLATQLRNKAVEAYQEVFRMQI from the coding sequence GTGGACATCGCACCGATTCAGAGCCAGCGCCCCCTCGCACAGACTGGAGCCACGGCGGCTGCACCCGCAGCCGGGTTCGCTGACCTCCTCGGGCGCGCCCTCGGCCAGCTCCAGGCCATCAGCGACAACGCCGACGCGAAGGTCAACGCCCTCGCAGCGGGCCAGGACGTCGAACTCCACGACGTCATGCTCGCCGTCGAAACCGAAAGCCTGGCGATCTCCCTCGCCACCCAGCTCCGCAACAAGGCCGTCGAGGCCTACCAGGAAGTCTTCCGGATGCAAATCTGA
- the fliG gene encoding flagellar motor switch protein FliG yields the protein MVAKDEKLKGRRKAAALLITLGKERSAEVLRHLSDEDIERLTWEISAMGELLPEQRKEVIEEFEEAAVARNVISLGGLEYAEDLLRLALGEEKAAELIDRLSATSPTVPFGFLRHLNVQQLVNFLANEHPQTIALLTSFLQPDKAAQVLAGLEPELAADVARRIALMDRANPEIVNEVEAVLRRKLSAVLQPSRVTQSVGGIEVLVQVLKQSSRMTEKTIIEALEESEPELAEQIKKRMFVFENIATLDDRSIQRILREVEVRDLALALKATSEAVKECILRNMSQRAAQMLREDMEASGPVRLRQVEEAQQRIVEVIRRLDEAEEIVISRGGDDELVG from the coding sequence ATGGTCGCCAAGGACGAGAAGCTCAAAGGCCGCCGCAAAGCCGCTGCGCTGCTCATCACCCTCGGCAAGGAGCGCTCGGCCGAGGTTCTGCGCCACCTTTCCGACGAGGACATCGAGCGCCTCACCTGGGAGATCTCCGCAATGGGCGAGCTGCTCCCCGAGCAGCGCAAAGAAGTCATCGAAGAGTTCGAAGAGGCAGCCGTCGCCCGGAACGTCATCTCCCTCGGCGGCCTCGAATACGCCGAAGACCTCCTCCGCCTCGCCCTCGGCGAAGAAAAAGCCGCAGAACTCATCGACCGCCTCTCGGCGACCTCGCCCACCGTCCCCTTCGGCTTCCTCCGCCACCTGAACGTCCAGCAGCTCGTCAACTTCCTTGCCAACGAGCACCCCCAGACCATCGCCCTGCTCACCTCCTTCCTCCAGCCCGACAAGGCCGCCCAGGTCCTCGCCGGCCTCGAACCCGAGCTCGCCGCCGACGTCGCCCGCCGCATCGCCCTCATGGACCGGGCCAACCCCGAGATCGTCAACGAGGTCGAAGCCGTCCTCCGCCGCAAACTCAGCGCCGTCCTCCAGCCTTCCCGCGTCACCCAGTCCGTCGGCGGCATCGAAGTCCTCGTCCAGGTCCTCAAGCAGTCCTCCCGCATGACGGAGAAGACCATCATCGAAGCCCTCGAAGAGAGCGAGCCCGAACTCGCCGAGCAGATCAAAAAGCGGATGTTCGTCTTCGAGAACATCGCGACCCTCGATGACCGCTCCATCCAGCGCATCCTCCGCGAGGTCGAAGTCCGCGACCTCGCCCTCGCCCTCAAGGCCACGTCCGAGGCCGTCAAGGAGTGCATCCTCCGCAACATGTCCCAGCGCGCCGCCCAGATGCTGCGCGAAGACATGGAGGCCTCCGGCCCCGTCCGGCTCCGCCAGGTTGAAGAGGCCCAGCAGCGCATCGTCGAGGTCATCCGTCGGCTCGACGAGGCCGAAGAGATTGTGATCTCCCGCGGAGGCGATGATGAGCTGGTCGGCTAG
- a CDS encoding flagellar hook protein FlgE, which produces MMRALFSAISGMKNHMAFMDVVGNNIANVNTIAFKSSRVTFQDILGQTIRGASSPQGGRGGMNPAQIGLGMQLGGIDNIMTQGSLQSTGKLTDFAIQGDGFFVVSDGSRNYYTRDGAFDIDVAGNLVNPVTGLKVMGWRADASGVIDVDGPLVPLSIPFGTRISARVTSEVVMAGNLDAGTPTYNAGPPATGLVQSTLTVYDSLGNAITLNLEFRKNSAANTWDVFAFYDHDGNPLTAEQQVTPTPGQIVFNNTTGAVQAPANGILNFSLPTLPSGAATPLAFDIDFSALTQFAGASQLNVSSQDGAPAGALVSFAVGSTGEITGIYSNGANQIIGQLALAAFTNPGGLQRLGQNLWAPSANSGEPIIGQPNTNGRGSVSTGTLESSNVDLAQQFTSVILAQRGFQSSSRVITAGDQMLQDLVNIIR; this is translated from the coding sequence ATGATGCGAGCACTCTTCTCCGCCATCTCCGGCATGAAGAACCACATGGCCTTCATGGACGTCGTCGGCAACAACATCGCCAATGTCAACACCATCGCCTTCAAGTCCTCCCGCGTCACCTTCCAGGACATCCTCGGCCAGACCATCCGCGGCGCCAGCAGCCCCCAGGGCGGCCGCGGCGGCATGAACCCCGCACAGATCGGCCTGGGCATGCAGCTCGGCGGCATCGACAACATCATGACCCAGGGCTCCCTCCAGAGCACCGGCAAGCTCACCGACTTCGCCATCCAGGGCGACGGCTTCTTCGTCGTCTCCGATGGCTCCCGCAACTACTACACCCGCGACGGCGCCTTCGATATCGATGTCGCCGGTAACCTCGTCAACCCGGTCACCGGCCTCAAGGTCATGGGCTGGCGCGCCGATGCCTCCGGCGTCATCGACGTCGACGGCCCTCTCGTTCCCCTCTCCATCCCCTTCGGCACCCGCATCAGCGCCCGCGTCACCAGCGAAGTCGTCATGGCCGGCAACCTCGATGCCGGCACCCCCACCTACAACGCCGGCCCGCCGGCCACCGGCCTCGTCCAGTCCACCCTCACCGTCTACGACTCCCTCGGCAACGCCATCACCCTCAACCTCGAATTCCGCAAGAACTCCGCGGCCAACACCTGGGACGTCTTCGCCTTCTACGACCACGATGGGAACCCGCTCACGGCCGAGCAACAGGTCACGCCCACGCCCGGCCAGATCGTCTTCAACAACACCACCGGCGCCGTCCAGGCCCCGGCCAACGGCATCCTGAACTTCTCCCTGCCCACCCTTCCCAGCGGTGCCGCGACGCCGCTCGCCTTCGATATCGACTTCTCCGCCCTTACCCAGTTCGCCGGCGCCAGCCAGCTCAACGTCTCCAGCCAGGACGGCGCCCCCGCCGGCGCGCTCGTCTCCTTCGCCGTCGGCTCCACCGGCGAAATCACGGGCATCTACTCCAACGGCGCCAACCAGATCATCGGCCAGCTCGCCCTGGCTGCCTTCACCAACCCCGGGGGCCTGCAGCGCCTCGGCCAGAACCTCTGGGCCCCCAGCGCCAACTCCGGCGAGCCGATCATCGGCCAGCCCAACACCAACGGCCGCGGCTCCGTCTCCACCGGCACCCTCGAATCCTCCAACGTCGACCTCGCCCAGCAGTTCACATCCGTCATCCTCGCCCAGCGCGGCTTCCAGTCCTCTTCCCGCGTCATCACCGCCGGCGACCAGATGCTCCAGGACCTCGTCAACATCATCCGCTAA
- a CDS encoding HIT domain-containing protein yields the protein MQDCLFCRMHRGEVPVTKVAENSHAFAIRDINPRAPIHCLIIPKAHIDNARDIEWSHAEVLAGMFVLAKDVARVEGVWEPGYRLAFNVGDAAGMTIHHLHMHLLGGRRLGPEG from the coding sequence ATGCAGGATTGCCTCTTCTGCCGCATGCACCGCGGTGAAGTGCCAGTCACCAAAGTCGCCGAAAACAGCCACGCCTTCGCCATCCGCGACATCAACCCCCGCGCGCCCATCCACTGCCTCATCATCCCGAAGGCCCACATCGATAATGCCCGCGACATTGAATGGAGCCACGCTGAGGTGCTCGCCGGCATGTTCGTCCTCGCCAAAGATGTCGCCCGCGTCGAGGGCGTCTGGGAGCCCGGCTACCGCCTCGCCTTCAACGTCGGCGATGCCGCCGGCATGACCATCCACCACCTCCACATGCACCTCCTCGGCGGCCGCCGCCTCGGCCCCGAAGGCTGA
- a CDS encoding FliI/YscN family ATPase, producing MTAVLEAITRALAGASLYRRTGTLLHATGEMAVAAGINLQPGELVLIEDPSGNPIPAEAAGAAPGIAHLALLERAALPAGARVVATGFPPLAPVGASLLGRILDGLGRPIDGGPVPQGVRWVPAAAEPPHPLDREPITRPLPSGVRAVDGFLTLGRGQRVGIFAGSGVGKSTLLGMLARGTRADITVIALIGERGREVRDFIEHDLGRDALQNCVVVASTGDNPAAMRICAARTATAIAEGFREQGADVLLLFDSLTRVAMARREIGLAAGEPPTARGYPPSVFSMLPHLMERAGPGPTGSITAVYTVLVDGEDMDEPIADLARATLDGHIVLRRALASAGHYPPIDVLQSVSRLMDRVASPAHREAARRLRQLLAAYEDARDLVAIGAYSRGADPLVDRALELLPAINAFLRQRADDVTPFDDAVAALCAIDPEFEDASANPGPGVSAGSASEPGEVTDAVVVEAA from the coding sequence ATGACCGCCGTCCTCGAAGCCATCACCCGCGCCCTCGCCGGGGCCAGCCTCTACCGCCGCACCGGCACCCTCCTCCACGCCACCGGCGAGATGGCCGTCGCTGCCGGCATCAACCTCCAGCCCGGCGAGCTCGTCCTCATCGAGGACCCGTCCGGCAACCCCATCCCCGCTGAAGCAGCCGGGGCGGCGCCCGGCATCGCCCACCTCGCCCTGCTCGAACGCGCGGCCCTGCCAGCCGGCGCCCGTGTCGTCGCTACCGGCTTCCCGCCGCTCGCCCCCGTCGGCGCCTCGCTCCTCGGCCGCATCCTCGATGGCCTCGGCCGGCCCATCGATGGCGGCCCGGTCCCCCAAGGCGTGCGCTGGGTGCCCGCCGCCGCCGAGCCGCCCCACCCCCTCGACCGCGAACCCATCACCCGCCCGCTCCCCAGCGGCGTCCGCGCCGTCGATGGCTTCCTCACCCTCGGCCGCGGTCAACGCGTCGGCATCTTCGCCGGCTCCGGTGTCGGCAAGAGCACCCTCCTCGGCATGCTCGCCCGCGGCACCCGCGCCGATATCACCGTCATCGCCCTCATCGGTGAACGCGGCCGCGAAGTCCGCGACTTCATCGAGCACGACCTCGGCCGCGACGCGCTCCAGAACTGCGTCGTCGTCGCCTCCACCGGCGATAACCCCGCCGCAATGCGCATCTGCGCGGCCCGCACCGCCACCGCCATTGCCGAAGGCTTCCGCGAACAGGGCGCCGACGTCCTCCTCCTCTTCGACAGCCTCACCCGCGTCGCCATGGCCCGCCGCGAAATCGGCCTCGCCGCCGGCGAACCCCCAACCGCCCGTGGCTATCCGCCCTCCGTCTTCTCCATGCTCCCGCACCTCATGGAACGCGCCGGGCCCGGCCCAACCGGCTCCATCACCGCCGTCTACACCGTCCTCGTCGATGGCGAAGACATGGATGAGCCGATAGCCGACCTCGCCCGCGCCACCCTCGATGGCCACATTGTCCTTCGCCGCGCGCTCGCCTCCGCCGGCCACTACCCGCCCATCGACGTTCTCCAGAGCGTCTCCCGCCTCATGGACCGCGTCGCCAGCCCGGCCCACCGCGAAGCCGCCCGCCGCCTCCGCCAGCTCCTCGCCGCCTACGAGGACGCCCGCGACCTCGTCGCCATCGGCGCCTACAGCCGCGGCGCCGACCCGCTCGTCGACCGCGCCCTCGAACTGCTCCCGGCCATCAACGCCTTCCTCCGCCAGCGCGCCGACGACGTTACGCCCTTCGACGACGCCGTCGCCGCCCTCTGCGCCATCGACCCGGAATTCGAGGACGCGTCCGCCAATCCCGGCCCTGGCGTCTCCGCCGGGTCCGCATCCGAACCAGGGGAGGTGACCGATGCCGTTGTCGTCGAAGCGGCTTGA
- the flgC gene encoding flagellar basal body rod protein FlgC produces the protein MSLIRALASSASGLAAQRVRMDVVANNVANIDTTATPEGGPYRRQVVRFASGDPALPFSGVIRKFLGGGSTGVVLTQVAVDNETPGRTVYDPSHPDADPETGYLEMPNVDLVQEMTDLTSANRSYQANVTVLNAAKQMALRALDITSR, from the coding sequence ATGAGCCTTATCCGCGCCCTCGCCTCCTCCGCCTCCGGCCTCGCCGCCCAGCGCGTCCGCATGGACGTCGTCGCCAACAACGTCGCCAACATCGACACCACCGCCACCCCCGAGGGCGGCCCCTACCGCCGCCAGGTCGTCCGCTTCGCCTCCGGCGACCCCGCCCTCCCCTTCTCCGGCGTCATCCGCAAATTCCTCGGCGGCGGCTCCACCGGCGTCGTCCTCACCCAGGTCGCCGTGGATAACGAGACCCCCGGCCGCACCGTTTACGACCCCTCCCACCCCGACGCCGACCCCGAAACCGGCTACCTCGAAATGCCCAATGTCGACCTCGTCCAGGAGATGACCGACCTCACCTCCGCCAACCGCTCCTACCAGGCCAACGTCACCGTCCTCAACGCCGCCAAGCAGATGGCGCTCCGCGCCCTCGATATCACCAGCAGATAG
- a CDS encoding flagellar hook capping FlgD N-terminal domain-containing protein, with amino-acid sequence MPGLQIDPVTGLKNATYTPSTGAPSNELGQVDFMKLIIAQMRNQNPLEPQKDSDWMAQMAQFEALNQMRAVASGMKALQGLAELTSAAGLIGKTVTGRQVDAIAITRDLVAREKFGRPFAKLTSPERVAVNEDERVVAAAADLPNAGNEVTGVVEKVVMDSSGIPFLYVGGKVLDLFTVSQVQQP; translated from the coding sequence ATGCCCGGCCTGCAGATCGACCCCGTCACCGGCCTCAAGAACGCGACCTACACGCCCTCCACGGGCGCGCCCTCCAATGAGCTCGGCCAGGTCGACTTCATGAAGCTCATCATCGCCCAGATGCGCAACCAAAACCCCCTCGAGCCCCAGAAGGACTCCGACTGGATGGCCCAGATGGCCCAGTTCGAAGCCCTCAACCAGATGCGCGCCGTCGCTTCGGGTATGAAGGCGCTCCAGGGCCTCGCCGAGCTCACCAGCGCCGCCGGCCTCATCGGCAAAACCGTCACCGGCCGCCAGGTCGATGCCATCGCCATCACCCGCGACCTCGTCGCTCGCGAAAAGTTCGGGCGCCCCTTCGCAAAGCTCACCTCGCCCGAGCGCGTCGCTGTCAATGAAGACGAGCGCGTCGTCGCTGCCGCTGCCGACCTCCCCAACGCCGGGAATGAGGTCACCGGCGTCGTCGAAAAGGTCGTCATGGATAGCTCCGGCATCCCCTTCCTCTACGTCGGCGGCAAAGTCCTCGACCTCTTCACCGTCAGCCAGGTGCAGCAGCCATGA
- a CDS encoding FliH/SctL family protein encodes MSWSARPPRVIRSSRARAENEVFVVGASSPAVPVEAPVATAAEIIAAAEARAAEIIAAAEAEAARIRGAAAEQVAAAAREAAERARAEGLASAEAEARGLLELIRAAAREGVAIRDQVAASAGELLASAVILAVRRIVGHAYAAEPALTAAACDDAVRAAAGQEIVSIRVNPGVEAAVTAALGDLGAYVRPDGAVEVGGCIIDLRNGTIDATLDARLSLAELAIRRAAGAEQ; translated from the coding sequence ATGAGCTGGTCGGCTAGGCCCCCGCGCGTCATCCGCTCCTCCCGCGCCCGCGCCGAGAACGAGGTCTTCGTCGTCGGCGCCTCCTCGCCAGCAGTCCCGGTCGAGGCCCCGGTCGCCACCGCCGCCGAGATCATTGCCGCCGCCGAAGCCCGCGCCGCTGAGATCATCGCTGCCGCCGAAGCCGAGGCCGCCCGCATCCGCGGCGCTGCCGCCGAACAAGTCGCCGCCGCCGCCCGCGAGGCCGCCGAACGCGCCCGCGCCGAGGGCCTTGCCAGCGCCGAGGCCGAAGCGCGCGGCCTGCTCGAACTGATCCGCGCCGCCGCGCGCGAGGGCGTCGCCATCCGCGACCAGGTCGCTGCCTCCGCCGGCGAACTCCTCGCCAGCGCCGTCATCCTCGCCGTCCGCCGCATCGTCGGCCACGCCTACGCCGCCGAGCCGGCGCTGACTGCCGCCGCCTGCGATGACGCCGTCCGTGCCGCCGCCGGCCAGGAGATCGTCAGCATTCGCGTCAATCCCGGCGTCGAAGCCGCCGTCACCGCCGCCCTCGGCGACCTCGGCGCCTACGTCCGCCCCGACGGTGCCGTCGAAGTCGGCGGCTGCATCATCGACCTGCGCAACGGCACCATCGACGCCACCCTCGATGCCCGGCTCAGCCTCGCCGAGCTCGCCATCCGCCGTGCCGCGGGGGCGGAACAATGA
- the flgB gene encoding flagellar basal body rod protein FlgB: MNPIADRGIAQVTAWLSGLGRRQGAIANNIANIDTPGYVRQEVNFETELQRAFGRQSARLATTDPRHIAAPSLRRDQLGLDPQQLLTSSRRDGNTVDVDQEMVLLAETQMRYQAAAQVLSRKLNNIRTAITG, encoded by the coding sequence ATGAACCCCATCGCCGACCGCGGTATCGCCCAGGTGACCGCCTGGCTCTCCGGCCTCGGCCGCCGCCAGGGCGCCATCGCCAACAACATCGCCAACATCGATACCCCCGGCTACGTTCGCCAGGAGGTCAACTTCGAAACCGAGCTCCAGCGCGCCTTCGGCCGCCAGTCCGCCCGGCTCGCGACTACCGACCCCCGCCACATCGCCGCTCCGTCACTCCGCCGCGACCAGCTCGGCCTCGACCCCCAGCAGCTCCTCACCTCCAGCCGCCGCGACGGCAACACCGTCGACGTCGACCAGGAGATGGTCCTCCTCGCCGAGACCCAGATGCGTTACCAGGCCGCGGCCCAGGTCCTCTCCCGCAAGCTCAACAACATTCGCACCGCCATCACCGGCTAA
- the yqeK gene encoding bis(5'-nucleosyl)-tetraphosphatase (symmetrical) YqeK produces MSTIRQQIEAVRAEYARLPAGLLAHVERVVAEARDLAARWDLDLDRVELAAWGHDLFRAHPPADQLRLAAEAGLPITETDRLEPVLLHGPIAAVVLRERLGITDDEALAAVRDHTLGAAEMPLIAKVILLADKFEPRKRQRTPVMREIRRLARRDLDAALLCWADWKWVEERTHGWVSHPAHWTARVRWVAEHHADRALPPILPLDDDADPAFGA; encoded by the coding sequence ATGAGCACCATCCGCCAGCAGATCGAGGCCGTCCGCGCCGAGTACGCCCGCCTCCCCGCCGGCCTCCTCGCCCACGTCGAACGCGTCGTCGCCGAAGCCCGCGACCTCGCCGCTCGCTGGGACCTCGACCTCGACCGCGTCGAACTCGCCGCCTGGGGCCACGACCTCTTCCGCGCCCACCCCCCGGCCGACCAGCTCCGTCTCGCCGCCGAAGCCGGCCTCCCCATCACCGAGACCGACCGCCTCGAGCCGGTCCTGCTCCACGGCCCCATCGCTGCCGTCGTCCTCCGCGAACGGCTCGGCATCACCGACGATGAAGCCCTCGCCGCCGTCCGCGACCACACCCTCGGCGCCGCCGAAATGCCCCTGATCGCCAAGGTCATCCTCCTCGCCGACAAGTTCGAACCCCGCAAGCGCCAGCGCACCCCCGTCATGCGCGAAATCCGCCGCCTCGCCCGCCGCGACCTCGATGCCGCCCTCCTCTGCTGGGCCGACTGGAAGTGGGTCGAAGAGCGCACCCACGGCTGGGTCAGCCACCCCGCCCACTGGACCGCCCGCGTCCGCTGGGTCGCCGAGCACCACGCCGACCGCGCCCTGCCGCCCATCCTCCCCCTTGACGACGACGCCGACCCGGCGTTCGGCGCATAA
- a CDS encoding flagellar hook-length control protein FliK, whose protein sequence is MGLVVELQPAPLELAGSAQAGGTGTAAAGDLFGALLAAIAGDAGAAAGESRSESALPPPPPRRESGADLLPALALVPVPVLPAQALPAGGPSAAPDGTDASPVPAPSPALPADAAPAAVAPAMLAPEAPGGADAPAEAESPLASADAVPAEAPADPAAAPEADPVAGSRADAPSAEPAAPRAVAEPPAGLPAESPKGVVRTVGNAAPGSEPALPPGIAVRDARRPADRPLPRAAEPAIAHAAAGSAVGQLSETSSPQGAALPPADPPPPAPPAITNLDAVATAVIERVEDGGGEARIRLEPAGLGEITIRLTARHEAVHLDIHAETPEAVALLRDAAADLSALLGQRGMSLEGLSVGLGARQGDSGGWEEVRPRQQPPAKGEFAALLGIEDPAAAARHHRLRAAYNPDGSLIYRV, encoded by the coding sequence ATGGGACTCGTCGTCGAACTCCAGCCCGCACCGCTCGAACTCGCCGGTTCCGCCCAGGCCGGCGGTACCGGCACCGCAGCCGCCGGCGACCTCTTCGGCGCCCTCCTCGCGGCCATCGCCGGGGACGCCGGTGCCGCCGCCGGCGAGAGCCGGTCCGAATCCGCCCTCCCGCCGCCGCCGCCGCGCCGCGAGAGCGGGGCCGATCTCCTGCCGGCGCTCGCACTTGTTCCGGTTCCTGTCCTCCCCGCCCAGGCGCTGCCCGCGGGCGGACCTTCCGCCGCCCCGGACGGAACGGACGCCTCGCCTGTCCCGGCGCCGTCGCCCGCGCTCCCGGCCGATGCCGCTCCCGCTGCCGTGGCGCCCGCCATGCTCGCCCCCGAAGCGCCGGGCGGTGCCGACGCTCCAGCAGAAGCCGAGTCGCCCCTCGCCTCGGCCGATGCCGTGCCAGCCGAAGCCCCCGCCGACCCGGCTGCGGCCCCGGAAGCTGACCCTGTCGCCGGCTCCCGGGCCGACGCCCCGTCCGCTGAGCCGGCAGCGCCCCGGGCGGTCGCCGAACCCCCGGCCGGCCTCCCCGCCGAATCCCCCAAAGGCGTGGTCCGCACCGTCGGGAACGCCGCACCGGGATCCGAACCGGCCCTCCCGCCCGGCATCGCCGTCCGCGATGCCCGCCGCCCCGCCGACCGCCCGCTGCCGCGCGCCGCCGAACCGGCCATCGCCCACGCTGCCGCCGGGTCCGCGGTCGGCCAGCTCAGCGAAACGTCCTCCCCCCAGGGCGCCGCGCTGCCCCCAGCCGATCCCCCGCCTCCTGCGCCGCCCGCCATCACTAACCTCGACGCCGTCGCGACCGCCGTCATCGAACGGGTCGAAGACGGTGGCGGCGAGGCCCGCATCCGCCTCGAACCCGCCGGGCTTGGCGAAATCACCATCCGCCTCACCGCCCGCCACGAAGCCGTCCACCTCGATATCCACGCCGAGACCCCCGAGGCCGTCGCCCTCCTTCGCGATGCCGCCGCCGACCTCTCCGCCCTCCTCGGCCAGCGCGGCATGAGCCTCGAAGGGCTGAGCGTCGGCCTTGGCGCCCGCCAGGGCGATAGCGGCGGCTGGGAGGAGGTCCGCCCTCGCCAGCAGCCGCCCGCGAAGGGCGAGTTCGCTGCTCTGCTCGGTATCGAAGACCCGGCTGCCGCAGCCCGCCACCACCGCCTGCGCGCCGCCTACAACCCCGACGGCTCGCTCATCTACCGCGTCTAG